In Chaetodon trifascialis isolate fChaTrf1 chromosome 6, fChaTrf1.hap1, whole genome shotgun sequence, one DNA window encodes the following:
- the cltcl1 gene encoding clathrin heavy chain 1 isoform X3 produces the protein MAQILPIRFQEHLQLQNMGVNPANIGFSYLTMESDKFICIREKVGEQNQVVIVDMSDPTNPIRRPISADSAIMNPASKVIALPSAAKTLQIFNIEMKSKVKAHTMTEEVMFWKWISVNTVALVTDSAVYHWSMEGDSQPTKVFDRHASLAGCQIINYRTDEQQKWLLLIGISAQQNRVVGAMQLYSVDRKVSQPIEGHAAAFGEFKVEGNAKPSTLFCFAVRSQAGGKLHIIEVGQPAAGNQPFPKKAVDVFFPPEAQTDFPVAMQIGNKHGVIYLITKYGYIHLYDLESGVCIYMNRISAETIFVTAPHEATSGIIGVNKKGQVLSVCVEEENIVNYATNVLQNPDLALRMAVRSNLAGAEEIFARKFNTLFAQGSYSEAAKVAASAPKGILRTAETIRKFQSVPAQPGQASPLLQYFGILLDQGQLNKFESLELCRPVLQQGRKQLLEKWLKEDKLECSEELGDLVKASDPTLALSVYLRANVPNKVIQCFAETGQFQKIVLYAKKVGYTPDWVFLLRNVMRVNPDQGLQFAQMLVQDEEPLANINQIVDVFMEGNLIQQCTSFLLDALKNNRPAEGHLQTRLLEMNLIHAPQVADAILGNQMFTHYDRAHVAQLCEKAGLLQRALEHYTDLYDIKRAVVHTHLLNPEWLVNFFGSLSVEDSLECLRAMLSANIRQNLQLCVQVASKYHEQLGTQSLVELFESFKSYEGLFYFLGSIVNFSQEPDVHFKYIQAACKTGQIKEVERICRESNCYDPERVKNFLKEAKLTDQLPLIIVCDRFDFVHDLVLYLYRNSLQKYIEIYVQKVNPSRLPVVIGGLLDVDCAEDVIKNLIMVVRGQFSTDELVEEVEKRNRLKLLLPWLESRIHEGCEEPATHNALAKIYIDSNNTPERFLKENPFYDSAVVGKYCEKRDPHLACVAYERGQCDLELIKVCNENSLFKSEARYLVRRKDPELWANVLEENNPFRRQLIDQVVQTALSETQDPEEVSVTVKAFMTADLPNELIELLEKIVLDNSVFSEHRNLQNLLILTAIKADRTRVMEYINRLDNYDAPDIANIAISNELFEEAFAIFKKFDVNTSAIQVLIEHIGNLDRAYEFAERCNEPAVWSQLARAQLQRDLVKEAIDSYIKAVDPSAYMEVVNAASKNNNWEDLVKFLQMARKKARESYVETELIFALAKTNRLAELEEFVSGPNNAHIQQVGDRCYEEGMYEAAKLLYNNVSNFARLASTLVHLGEYQAAVDSARKANSTRTWKEVCFACVDGEEFRLAQICGLHIVIHADELEDLISYYQDRGYFEELIALLEAALGLERAHMGMFTELAILYSKFKPQKMREHLELFWSRVNIPKVLRAAEQSHLWAELVFLYDKYEEYDNAVLTMISHPTDAWKEGLFKDIIAKVANVELYYKSLYFYLEYKPLLLNDLLTILSPRLDHSRAVTFFSKVNQLKLVKPYLRSVQSHNNKSVNEALNNLLTEEEDYQGLRASIDAYDNFDTIGLAQRLEKHELIEFRRIAAYLYKGNNRWRQSVELCKKDKLYKDAMLYAAESKDAELAETLLQWFLEEGRKECFAACLFASYDLLHPDVVLELAWRHNIMDFAMPYFIQVMREYLTKVDKLEEAESQRKTEEEVTEPQPMVFGQQLMLTSSPAPVAPQPAYPGYGYPTAGYPAQPTAAGGYPAQPTATGGYPAQPTAAGGYPVQPAAYGFNM, from the exons ATGGCTCAGATACTGCCGATACGATTTCAGGAACATCTGCAG TTGCAGAACATGGGTGTGAACCCGGCCAACATAGGGTTCAGCTATCTGACCATGGAGTCGGACAAGTTCATCTGCATCCGAGAGAAGGTGGGCGAGCAGAACCAGGTGGTGATCGTGGACATGTCTGACCCCACCAATCCAATCAGGAGGCCGATCTCTGCTGACAGTGCCATCATGAACCCCGCCAGCAAGGTCATCGCC CTCCCCTCAGCTGCCAAGACACTGCAGATCTTCAACATTGAGATGAAGAGTAAGGTGAAGGCCCACACGATGACAGAGGAGGTCATGTTCTGGAAGTGGATATCGGTAAACACTGTTGCACTTGTGACGGATTCGGCTGTCTATCACTGGAGCATGGAGGGGGATTCCCAACCTACCAAAGTATTCGATCGACACGCCAGTCTAGCGGGATGTCAGATCATCAACTACAGAACTGACGAACAACAGAAGTGGCTGCTGCTGATAGGCATTTCTGCACAg CAAAACCGTGTGGTTGGCGCGATGCAGCTATATTCTGTTGACAGGAAAGTGTCCCAGCCCATCGAGGGCCACGCTGCTGCCTTCGGGGAGTTCAAAGTGGAGGGAAATGCCAAACCCTCCACCCTCTTCTGCTTTGCTGTGCGCTCACAGGCTGGGGGAAAG TTGCACATCATTGAAGTTGgccagccagctgcaggaaACCAGCCATTTCCTAAGAAAGCGGTGGATGTGTTCTTCCCCCCAGAGGCCCAGACAGACTTTCCTGTAGCTATGCAG ATTGGCAATAAGCACGGTGTCATATATTTGATCACAAAGTACGGTTACATCCACCTGTATGACCTGGAGTCTGGAGTGTGTATCTACATGAACCGAATCAGCGCAGAGACCATCTTTGTAACCGCCCCTCATGAAGCCACCTCGGGAATTATTGGAGTCAACAAGAAGGGACAG GTCTTGTCGGTGTGCGTtgaagaggaaaatattgtCAACTATGCCACCAACGTCCTGCAGAACCCTGATCTAGCCTTGAGGATGGCTGTGAGGTCAAACCTTGCTGGGGCTGAGGAGATTTTTGCCAGGAAGTTCAACACTCTGTTTGCCCAGGGAAGTTATTCAGAGGCTGCAAAGGTTGCTGCTTCAGCACCCAAG GGCATCCTGCGGACAGCAGAGACCATCCGGAAGTTTCAGAGTGTCCCGGCCCAGCCAGGTCAGGCCTCTCCACTGTTGCAGTACTTTGGTATTCTGCTGGACCAGGGCCAGCTCAACAAGTTTGAGTCTCTGGAGCTATGCAGGCCCGTCCTGCAGCAGGGCCGCAAGCAACTACTGGAGAAATGGCTGAAGGAGGACAAG CTGGAGTGCTCGGAGGAGCTGGGCGACCTAGTGAAGGCCTCTGACCCCACCCTCGCTCTTAGCGTGTACCTCAGAGCTAACGTCCCCAACAAGGTCATCCAGTGCTTCGCTGAGACCGGCCAGTTCCAGAAGATAGTGCTGTATGCCAAAAAG GTGGGCTACACCCCCGACTGGGTTTTTTTGCTGCGAAATGTAATGCGTGTCAATCCAGACCAGGGACTGCAGTTTGCCCAGATGCTGGTCCAGGATGAGGAGCCGCTGGCCAACATCAACCAG ATCGTAGATGTGTTCATGGAGGGCAACCTGATCCAGCAGTGCACCTCCTTCCTGTTGGATGCCCTAAAGAACAACCGCCCAGCCGAAGGACACTTACAGACACGTCTGCTGGAGATGAACCTCATACACGCCCCCCAG GTAGCAGATGCAATCCTGGGGAACCAGATGTTCACCCACTATGACCGTGCCCACGTTGCTCAGCTGTGTGAGAAGGCAGGCCTGCTGCAGAGAGCTCTTGAACACTACACTGACCTGTATGATATCAAACGAGCCGTggtgcacacacatctgctcaaCCCTGAG TGGCTGGTGAACTTCTTTGGCTCTTTATCAGTAGAGGACTCTTTGGAGTGTCTAAGGGCCATGTTGTCGGCCAACATCAGGCAGAACCTTCAGCTGTGCGTCCAGGTAGCCTCTAAGTATCATGAGCAGCTGGGGACACAATCATTAGTGGAGCTCTTTGAATCCTTCAAGAGTTATGAGG GCTTGTTTTACTTCCTTGGGTCGATTGTGAATTTCAGCCAAGAGCCTGACGTTCACTTTAAGTACATCCAGGCTGCTTGTAAAACTGGCCAGATCAAAGAAGTGGAGAGAATCTGTAGAGAGAGCAACTGCTACGACCCAGAGAGGGTTAAAAACTTCctcaag GAGGCCAAGCTAACAGACCAGCTTCCTCTCATCATTGTGTGCGATCGCTTTGACTTTGTCCATGACCTGGTTCTCTACCTCTACCGCAACAGTCTACAGAAATACATTGAAATTTATGTGCAGAAA GTGAACCCCAGTCGTTTACCAGTAGTGATAGGCGGTCTGTTGGATGTGGACTGTGCTGAGGATGTCATTAAGAACCTTATCATGGTGGTCAGAGGGCAGTTTTCCACTGatgagctggtggaggaggtagAGAAGAGGAATAG GCTAAAACTTCTGTTGCCATGGCTGGAGTCCCGTATCCACGAAGGATGCGAGGAGCCAgctacccacaatgcactggCCAAGATCTACATTGACAGCAACAACACGCCTGAGCGCTTCCTGAAGGAGAACCCGTTCTACGACAGCGCCGTGGTTGGAAAATACTGCGAGAAGAGGGACCCCCACCTGGCCTGTGTGGCTTATGAGAGAGGACAGTGCGACCTGGAGCTCATCAAA GTGTGCAATGAGAACTCATTATTCAAGAGTGAGGCTCGATACCTGGTGCGACGAAAAGATCCGGAGCTTTGGGCGAACGTGTTAGAAGAGAACAACCCCTTCAGAAGACAGCTCATCGACCAG GTGGTACAGACAGCCCTGTCAGAGACCCAGGACCCAGAGGAGGTGTCAGTCACAGTCAAGGCCTTCATGACTGCAGACCTGCCCAACGAGCTGATTGAGCTGCTAGAGAAGATTGTGCTCGATAACTCTGTCTTCAGTGAACACAG AAACCTTCAGAACTTGCTGATTTTGACAGCCATCAAGGCGGACCGCACTCGTGTGATGGAGTACATTAACAGGCTAGACAACTATGATGCTCCAGACATCGCCAATATTGCCATCAGCAACGAGCTCTTTGAAGAAGCATTTGCCATTTTCAAGAAGTTTGATGTCAACACCTCTGCCATACAG GTATTGATAGAGCACATAGGGAACTTGGATCGTGCCTATGAGTTTGCTGAGCGCTGCAATGAGCCTGCCGTGTGGAGCCAGTTAGCCAGagctcagctgcagagagacctGGTCAAGGAGGCCATTGACTCGTATATTAAAGCCGTTGACCCCTCGGCATATATGGAGGTGGTCAACGCAGCCAGCAAGAACA ATAACTGGGAAGACCTGGTGAAATTCCTCCAGATGGCTCGAAAGAAAGCCAGAGAGTCTTACGTGGAGACGGAGCTGATCTTTGCTTTGGCAAAAACCAACCGTCTGGCTGAGCTGGAAGAGTTTGTCAGTGGGCCCAACAATGCTCACATCcagcag GTCGGCGATAGATGTTATGAGGAGGGAATGTATGAAGCAGCCAAACTCTTGTACAACAATGTGTCAAACTTTGCTCGCCTTGCATCGACACTGGTCCACCTCGGAGAATACCAGGCAGCTGTGGACAGCGCCAGGAAAGCCAACAGCACGCGGACATGGAAGGAG GTGTGTTTCGCATGTGTGGATGGCGAGGAGTTTCGGCTGGCACAAATCTGTGGCCTTCACATAGTGATCCACGCTGACGAGCTGGAGGACCTGATCAGCTACTATCAGGACCGCGGGTACTTTGAGGAACTCATTGCTCTGCTGGAGGCTGCGTTGGGTCTGGAGCGGGCCCACATGGGCATGTTCACCGAGCTCGCCATCCTCTACTCGAAGTTCAAACCTCAGAAGATGAGGGAGCACCTGGAGCTCTTCTGGTCCAGAGTCAACATCCCAAAG gTCCTTCGTGCAGCAGAGCAGTCTCATTTATGGGCAGAGCTGGTTTTCCTTTACGATAAATATGAGGAGTATGACAACGCCGTCCTCACGATGATCTCTCATCCGACAGATGCGTGGAAAGAAGGGCTGTTCAAAGACATTATTGCGAAG GTTGCCAATGTGGAGCTGTACTACAAGTCTCTGTACTTCTACCTGGAGTACAAACCCCTCTTACTGAATGACCTGCTGACCATTCTGTCTCCACGGCTGGACCACAGCCGAGCTGTCACCTTTTTCAGCAAG GTGAACCAGCTGAAGTTGGTCAAGCCTTACCTGAGGTCTGTCCAGAGTCACAACAACAAGTCCGTCAACGAAGCCCTCAACAACctgctgacagaggaggaggactaccAG GGCCTGAGAGCATCCATCGATGCCTATGACAACTTCGATACCATCGGCCTGGCACAGAGGTTAGAGAAACACGAGCTGATCGAGTTCAGGCGTATTGCTGCTTACCTGTACAAGGGCAACAACCGCTGGAGACAGAGTGTAGAGCTCTGCAAGAAGGACAAACTCTacaag GATGCCATGTTGTACGCCGCAGAGTCGAAGGATGCTGAGCTGGCAGAGACTCTTCTCCAGTGGTTCCTGGAGGAGGGCAGGAAGGAGTGCTTCGCTGCCTGCCTGTTCGCCTCCTACGATCTGCTGCACCCCGACGTGGTGCTGGAGCTGGCCTGGAGGCACAACATCATGGACTTTGCCATGCCGTACTTCATCCAAGTCATGAGAGAGTACCTCACAAAG GTGGACAAGCTGGAGGAGGCAGAAAGCCAAAGGAAAACTGAAGAGGAGGTGACGGAGCCTCAGCCGATGGTGTTTG gccagcagctgatgctgacttcctctcctgctcctgtgGCTCCTCAGCCAGCGTACCCGGGCTATGGCTACCCCACCGCGGGTTACCCTGCTCAGCCCACTGCCGCCGGGGGCTACCCCGCTCAGCCCACCGCCACCGGGGGCTACCCTGCTCAGCCCACCGCCGCCGGGGGCTACCCTGTTCAACCCGCTGCGTATGGCTTCAACATGTAG